The DNA segment TCCAGACGAAGCTCGGTGGGCCAGGGACTTTGTAGCGACCCAGCAACTCACGGCTGGCGGCGTTGTCGGCGGTGACGTCCAGGCGCAGCAGGCGCACGTCCTTCAGGGCGTCCATCACTTCGGGTTTGCCGAACACCTGTTTTTCCATGATTTTGCACGACACACACCAGTCGGCGTAGTAGTCCAGCAGCACCCATTGGCCCTGGGCCTTGGCGCTGTCGAGCTGGGCTTGCAGGGCTACCGGGTCGTTGAGGGTGATAAAGCTGTCATGGGCAGTCGGCGCGCCGGCCACCGTCGAGCCACCGAAGACCTTGAGCGGCTGCCACAGGTCGTCGCTGCCACCGGCGGCGCCGATCACCAGGATCGCGCCCCACAGCCCCAGGACCAGGGAGCCGGCACCCAGTGCCTTGGCGATCAGCCCGTACTCACGGGCCAGGCTCCAGCCGCAGTAGGCCATGACCAGCGCCAGTACACCCCACAGGCCGAGCCACAGGCTTTCGTCGACGACCGGGCGAATCATCAACACGGCGGTCGCGAGGAACAGGAAGCCAAACACGCCCTTCAGCACGTTCATCCAGGTGCCCGGCTTGGGCAGGAAGCGATTGCCCACGGTCACCAGCAATAGCAAGGGCACACCGATACCGATGCCCATGGCAAACAGGATCAGGCCGCCGTGCAGGGCATTGCCGCTTTGCGCGATATACAGCAGGGCGCCGGCCAGGGGCGCGGTCATGCACGGGCCCACCAGCAGGCCGGACAAGGCGCCGAGCACCCCGGCGCCGACCAGGCTGCCGCCGTTTTGCTGGCGGCTGGCGTTATCCAGGCGATCGCGCAGGAAGGCCGGCAGTTGCAGTTCAAAGAAGCCGAACATCGGCAGGGCGAGGATCACAAACAACCCGGCGAAACTGCCGAGGATCCACGGGGTTTGCAGCAGCGCGGCGAGGTTGCTGCCGGCCAGCGCGGCCAGCACGCCGAGGGCGGCATACACCAGGGCCATGCACACCACATAACTGCTGGCCAGGGCAAAACCACGGCGTGGGCTGGCACCGCTGCCTACCACCAGGCCAGCAAGGATTGGCAGCATCGGCAGCGAGCACGGGGCGAACGCCAGCAGCAGGCCCAGGCCGAAGAACACCAACAGGCTCCAGCCCAGGCTGCGTTGCTGCAGGCCACTGGCCAGGCTTTCATCCTGGGCCTCGGCGGTGGCGGCCACGGCGGGGTTACCACCCAGGTCCACGGTGAGCGATTGCGGTGGGTAGCACAGGCCGGCATCGGCACAGCCCTGCCAGCCCAGCTTGACCTTGCCGGTGGCACCGGCCGGAAGCTTCACTTCCAGACCCTGGCGGTACACCTGTTGCTCGCCGAAGAACTCGTCGCTATGGGCTTCGCCCTGGGGCAGCACGGGCTGTTCGGCCAGGCCTTCGAATTTCATGCGTTGCTGGTACAGGTAATAACCGTCGGCAATCTGCCAATACAGCTGGGTTTCACCGGAAGCCAGGCGCTCGGAGGTAAAGGTGAAGGCCTTGCCTACCGGGAGGAACTCGGCCTTGGTCTCGAACGGATTGTTGCCAGGCGCGGCCTGGGCCAATCCGGTGAACAACACCAACAGGAAGATAAACAGATGCCGCATGGTCAAGCCTTAGTTCGATGCAAGTGGGGCACACAATGTGGGGTGCTGATTAACCGATGATTAACCGGGCTATTCTAGAGTGTAGGGATTTTCGAGGCGCGCCTCTTTTGCCGGCATAATGCGCGCTTAATCCGCCCTCCTTTAAATCAGCATTTTTGCAAAGGGTTCAGCATGCACGTACTGGTCTGTGAAGACGATGACCTGATTGCCAGTGGCATCGTTGCCGGTCTCGGCGCCCAGGGCTTTACGGTCGAGCGCGTAGCCACGGCCGCAGCCGCGCGGGCGATGCTCAAGGCGGCGGAGTTTGACATCATGGTGCTCGACCTCGGCCTGCCGGATGAAGACGGCCTGAAACTGCTGCAACAACAGCGCAGTGCAGGCCTGGAGATTCCGGTGCTGATCCTCACCGCGCGGGATTCGGTGACCAATCGGGTCGACGGCCTGCAGGCCGGCGCCGACGATTACCTGCTCAAGCCCTTCGACTTGCGTGAACTGGCGGCCCGCCTGCAAACCCTGCTGCGCCGGGTGGCCGGGCGTAGCGTCAACCTGATCGAGCATGGCCGGCTGACCTACAACCCCAGCAGCCGGGAAACCCTGTTGGGCGGCCAATCGGTGGACTTGTCCCGCCGTGAACAGGCGTTGTTGCAGGCACTGCTGCACAACCGTGGCCGGGTGCTGTCCAGCGAGCAGCTCAAAGACAGCGTCTACGGCTTTAACGACGAGTTGGAAAGCAACGCCCTCAACGTGCATATCCACCACCTGCGCCGCAAATTGGGCAATGGCATTGTCGAGACCGTGCGTGGCCTGGGCTACCGCCTGGGCCCGGCGGACGGTGGAGAGGACGCTTCGTGATGAGTCTGCGTCTGCGCCTGACGTTCAAGCTGGGCGCCGCTTTTGTGCTGATCTGGGTGCTGGCAGCGACCTGGATGCTCAACGACCTGCGTAACCAGATGATGTTTTCCCTGGATCAGCGGCTGGTGGCGTCGGCGCGCATGGTGGCCGGGCTGATGGAGCAGATGCCCGGCCTGGCCAGTGTGGGCGAGGGCAAACGCTTTGGCGCCGAGCAATTGAATGTGCCGGGGGGCATGGCGTGCCAGGTCAGTTCGCTGCGTGGCGAAGTCCTGGCGCGCAGCCATACCACCCCGGATCAGGGCCTGGAATCCCGGCAGAGTGGCTTTCGCGACCAGATCATCGACGGCGCCGCCTGGCGCAGCTTTACCCTGGCCCGGGGCGATTTGTTTATCACCACCGCCGACCGCCAGGTGGAGCGCGAGGCGCTGAATATGTCGATCCTGCTGGCGGCCTCGGTGCCGGTGGGCGTGGCTCTGCTGGGCTGCCTGTGCCTGTTGTGGCTGGGGATCGGCCAGAGCCTGGTGCCACTCAACCGTATGCGCGATGCCTTGATGCGCCGCAGCGCCGACTCCCTCGAGCCCTTGCAGATTCACCCGTTGCCCAGCGAGCTCAAGCCGTTGCTCGACACTCAGAACCAGCTGTTGCAACGCATCGCCAAGGCCATTGAGCGCGAGCGCCGGCTGACGGGCGATGCCGCCCACGAACTGCGCAGCCCCCTTACGGCGATCAAGACCCACCTGCAAGTGGCACGCATGACCGACGGCGCGGCCCGCGACCAATCCCTGGCCCATGCCGAGGAGGGCGCCGACCGCCTGCATCGCACCCTTGAGCAATTGCTGCTGCTGGCGCGGGTCGAGGGCAGCCTGTCGTTTGATGACGGCTTGCAGTCCAGCGCCGAGCAGGTGGCGCGCCTGGCGATCCAGGACGCCAACGCCGGCGACAACCGGCGCATCGACCTGATCTTGCCGGACAACCTGCCCGATAATCCGGTGGAAATGCCCGTGGGCCTGGCGGTTGCCGCCTTGCGCAACCTGCTGGATAACGCCCTGAGCCATACCCCGGCCGATACGCGGGTGGAATTGAGTGTGTTTACCCAGGGCAATCAGGTGGTGTTCCGCGTGCGCGACCACGGCGCGCCGATCTCCAGCGAAGACCTGCAACATCTGACTCAACGTTTCTGGCGCAATGGCAACAGCGGTGGTTGTGGCCTGGGCCTGGCCATCGTGCAGGCGATTGTCCAGCGCTGTTCCTGTTCCCTGGCCTTCGACAGCCAGCCCGACGGCCTGCGGGTCGACCTGGGGATGCCGCTGCGACGCTGATCTTTCCTTGCACCCACATAACTACCGCCATCCTCAGGCCCGGTGCTTCAGGATGGCGTTAATTTTTGTGTTTGCAGGTTTGCCGGCTGAATGACTCAGCCTGTATTGAAAAGGACAGCGCCTATGTTGGTCATCGACTCCACTTACCCCGCCCAGGATTTTAATCAACGCAATGGCGAAGCCGTGCGCCAGTTGGTGGTGCATTACACCGCCGCGCCCTTCGCCTCTTCCCTGCGCACCCTGACGCAGCAGGGTGTCAGTGCCCATTACCTGCTGCCCGACCCCCTCGAGGCGGGTTATCGAGACGCCGGCTACGACGAGTTGCGGGTATTTCAACTGGTGGATGAACATCAGCGCGCCTGGCATGCGGGGGCCAGTCATTGGGCGGGCCGCGATAACGTCAACACGCGCTCTATCGGCATCGAGATCGTCAATCTGGCTCGCGACGATGGCGGGGTTTTTACCTTTCCTGCCTACGGGGCGGAGCAAATCGAGGTACTGATCGCGCTGATCCACGACATTTGCGCCCGTCATCCGCAGATCGGCGCCACCGATATCGTCGGCCATTCGGATGTGGCGTTCTGGCGCAAAAGTGACCCGGGTCCACGGCTGCCCTGGCACGGCTTGTTCGAGGCGGGCATTGGCGCCTGGTTCGATGAAGAGGTCAAAAACGCCTATGTGCGCCGCTTTCGCATGGGCTTGCCCCAGGAGGTGGAGATCGAACGGGCCTTTCAGCGCTACGGCTACGCCCCGGCACGAAACCGCCAGGCGTTCCAGCAACGGGTGCGTGCGTTCCAGATGCACTTCCGGCCAGCCGACTATCGTGGGCAACTGGATATCGACACCTGCGCGATTCTCTATGCGTTGAACGAAAGGTACAGCAGTGCCGGCGAGTGAGCCATTCGCCGTTTTTTCAACGACCCAGGTGTAAATCCTCACGCCGCTGAAGCGTTTCCAGAACAGGAAATCCGTGCGCATGCCCTTTGGGGGCCAGACGTCAACGGGTTGGCAGTTTGGTCACCATCATCCGCGTATTGAGGGATCTAGAGATGTCAGTCGCTACCAGTCGCATTGACGATTTGCAGGTGTCGGCCAGCCCGACGCCGGCGGAAACGCTTTACCAGTTCGATGAATCACCGCTGCTGGCCCGCCAGCGCCTGCAGGAGTCCAATGCCCGCAGTTACCCACGGCGTATCCCCCTGGCACTCAAGCGGGCCAAGGGCATTTATGTCGAGGACGTCGAGGGGCGAAGTTTTATCGACTGCCTGGCCGGGGCCGGTACGTTGGCCCTGGGGCATAACCACCCGGTGGTGATCGAGGCGATCCAGCAGGTGCTGCAGGACGAGTTGCCTCTGCATACCCTGGACTTGACCACGCCGGTCAAGGATCAGTTTGTGCAGGATCTGTTCGGCCTGCTGCCTGCGGAGCTGGCGCGGGAGGCGAAGATCCAGTTTTGCGGGCCCACCGGCACCGATGCGGTGGAAGCCGCGCTGAAGCTGGTACGCACCGCCACGGGGCGCAGCACGGTGTTGTCGTTCCAGGGCGGTTATCACGGCATGAGCCAGGGCGCGTTGAGCCTGATGGGCTGTCTGGGGCCGAAAAAGCCATTGGGTGCCTTGCTGGCCAACGGCGTGCAGTTCCTGCCATTCCCCTATGACTACCGGTGCCCGTTCGGCCTGGGTGGGGCAGAGGGGGTCAAGGTCAACCTGCATTACCTGGAAAACCTGCTCAACGACCCGGAGGCCGGCGTATTGCTACCGGCGGCGGTGATCGTCGAAGTGGTGCAGGGCGAGGGCGGCGTAATCCCGGCCGACCTCGACTGGCTGCGCGGCCTGCGGCGGATTACCGAGCAGGCCGGGGTGGCGCTGATCGTGGATGAGATCCAGAGCGGTTTCGGGCGCACCGGCAAGATGTTTGCCTTTGAACATGCCGGCATTGTTCCGGATGTGGTGGTGTTGTCCAAAGCCATTGGCGGCAGCCTGCCGCTGGCGGTGGTGGTCTATCGCGAGTGGCTCGACACCTGGCTGCCGGGCGCCCATGCCGGCACCTTCCGGGGCAATCAGATGGCCATGGCGGCGGGGTCGGCGGTGATGCGCTACCTCAAGGAGCACAACGTGGCCGACCACGCCGCCGCCATGGGTGAGCGCTTGAGTGAACATCTGCGCATCCTGCAGCGGGACTTTCCACAACTGGGGGATATCCGCGGGCGCGGCCTGATGCTGGGCGTGGAACTGGTGAACCCGAGCGGCACGCCGGATGTCCAGGGGCACCCGCCGGTCCATCGACAATTGGCGCCGCTGGTACAGCGCGAGTGCCTCAAGCGCGGGTTGATTCTGGAGCTGGGCGGGCGCCATGGCAGCGTGGTGCGTTTCCTGCCGCCGCTGGTCATCACCGGCGCAGAAATCGACCGCGTGGCAGAGATCTTCGGCCGGGCTTTGGCGGCGGCCGTGGCCAGCCTCTAATTTTCCTGCGCCGCTATACGTTCCTACATACATCAGCCACGCGCAGTGCGTGGCAGCCTTTGAGTGACGGAGAACCGCAATGACCTCAGTATTTGACCGCGAAGACATCCTGTTCCAGGTGGTGGTCAACCATGAAGAACAGTATTCCATCTGGCCCGACTACAAGGCCGTGCCAGAGGGCTGGCGCACCGTGGGTAAAAGCGGGATGAAGAAAGAGTGCCTGGCTTACATCGAAGAAGTCTGGACTGATATGCGCCCGCTGAGCTTGCGCCAGAAGATGGATGCGCAGGTTGTTGCTGGCTGAACACAAGCAAATGTGGGGGCGGGCTTGTCTGGGATGGGCTACACATCTCTTTAGTGATTCTTAGGTTTGTGTACATATCCGTTGCTGCGGTCATGGCGGCTATTGGTTCCGCCCTTACGGCGGGTCACTTTTGGAAAAGAGCCCGGAGTGCCGGCCCAGCCAAAAGTAACCAAAAGGGCTCTTACCCCACCACTCGGCACCTCGCCCAGGCTCGGTGTGCCCGCCATCCGACATTGATTTGGGGGGCCGCCGCGATGGGCCATCCATGGCCCAGCGCGGCTAACCCGGCGTCCTGCCGGGTTACCCCCCAAATCAAAATCGGATGACGGCCAGCGTGGTTTAACGGGGCGCCTAAGATCAAAATCACAAGCAAAGCGAGGCGGCCTGACAGCCGACCTGATTGTCGAAGCGTGAGCGTGTACCTGTGGGAGCTGGCTTGCCTGCGATGGCGGTGTACCAGCCAATACATTTATCGACTGATACACCGCCATCGCAGGCAAGCCAGCTCCCACAGGGGAATGCAGCTTCGCACCCCGGCTTTGCTGTTGCTCCGCTTTTGATCTGGCTTTTGATCTTGATCTCAGGCGCCCCGTTAAACCACGATGGCCGCAGGCAGGTATTGCGCAGTGGGCACCCCGGCATGGATGCCGGGGTAGCCGCGACACGGCCATGGATGGCCGATCGCGGCGGGCCCACGGAGCAATGCCTGACTGCGGGCATGCCGAGCCTAGGCGAGGCACCGAGTGGTGGGGCAGGAGCCCTTTTGGTTACTTTTGGCTGGGCCGGCACTCCGGGCTCTTTTCCAAAAGTGACCCGCCGTAAGGGCGGAACCCTAAGTGGCCGTGACCGCAGCAACGGATATGTAAACAAACCCAATAAGCACTAGATAAAAGAGTTGTGTAGATACCTATGCCGCGATGGCTAAGTGTCAGTCGATACATTAGTTGACTGATACACCGCCATCGCGGGCAAGCCCGCTCCCACACAACCCCGCTCCCACATAAGCTCGCACACACACAGGGGTATTGCCTTGCTTTCAGGGCACCAAGGCCTTGATCACCTGATCCACATTCCCTTCCAATTCCGCTACCGGGTCCGCACCGTCAGTACCCAGCACCAGCAACTTCGACCCCCCTGCACTGATAGCCGCTTTCACCGCCTCAGCCGGTTGGCGATGGTGCAGCACTAACGCCACGTCGTTGTCCTTCAGGCTGGTCGTCAGCATTTGTAGCGCCTGCGCAGACCACTCGGCATCCGGCCGCGGATCGGTGCTGACCAACTCCAGATTCAATCCACTTATCAGATAAGCAAAATGATCACTCAGGCTGACCACACTCAGGTTATCG comes from the Pseudomonas shahriarae genome and includes:
- a CDS encoding MbtH family protein is translated as MTSVFDREDILFQVVVNHEEQYSIWPDYKAVPEGWRTVGKSGMKKECLAYIEEVWTDMRPLSLRQKMDAQVVAG
- a CDS encoding N-acetylmuramoyl-L-alanine amidase, with translation MLVIDSTYPAQDFNQRNGEAVRQLVVHYTAAPFASSLRTLTQQGVSAHYLLPDPLEAGYRDAGYDELRVFQLVDEHQRAWHAGASHWAGRDNVNTRSIGIEIVNLARDDGGVFTFPAYGAEQIEVLIALIHDICARHPQIGATDIVGHSDVAFWRKSDPGPRLPWHGLFEAGIGAWFDEEVKNAYVRRFRMGLPQEVEIERAFQRYGYAPARNRQAFQQRVRAFQMHFRPADYRGQLDIDTCAILYALNERYSSAGE
- a CDS encoding response regulator, whose translation is MHVLVCEDDDLIASGIVAGLGAQGFTVERVATAAAARAMLKAAEFDIMVLDLGLPDEDGLKLLQQQRSAGLEIPVLILTARDSVTNRVDGLQAGADDYLLKPFDLRELAARLQTLLRRVAGRSVNLIEHGRLTYNPSSRETLLGGQSVDLSRREQALLQALLHNRGRVLSSEQLKDSVYGFNDELESNALNVHIHHLRRKLGNGIVETVRGLGYRLGPADGGEDAS
- the dsbD gene encoding protein-disulfide reductase DsbD, producing the protein MRHLFIFLLVLFTGLAQAAPGNNPFETKAEFLPVGKAFTFTSERLASGETQLYWQIADGYYLYQQRMKFEGLAEQPVLPQGEAHSDEFFGEQQVYRQGLEVKLPAGATGKVKLGWQGCADAGLCYPPQSLTVDLGGNPAVAATAEAQDESLASGLQQRSLGWSLLVFFGLGLLLAFAPCSLPMLPILAGLVVGSGASPRRGFALASSYVVCMALVYAALGVLAALAGSNLAALLQTPWILGSFAGLFVILALPMFGFFELQLPAFLRDRLDNASRQQNGGSLVGAGVLGALSGLLVGPCMTAPLAGALLYIAQSGNALHGGLILFAMGIGIGVPLLLLVTVGNRFLPKPGTWMNVLKGVFGFLFLATAVLMIRPVVDESLWLGLWGVLALVMAYCGWSLAREYGLIAKALGAGSLVLGLWGAILVIGAAGGSDDLWQPLKVFGGSTVAGAPTAHDSFITLNDPVALQAQLDSAKAQGQWVLLDYYADWCVSCKIMEKQVFGKPEVMDALKDVRLLRLDVTADNAASRELLGRYKVPGPPSFVWIGPDGAERRAQRITGEVDAAAFLQRWTQTREAL
- a CDS encoding ATP-binding protein; the protein is MSLRLRLTFKLGAAFVLIWVLAATWMLNDLRNQMMFSLDQRLVASARMVAGLMEQMPGLASVGEGKRFGAEQLNVPGGMACQVSSLRGEVLARSHTTPDQGLESRQSGFRDQIIDGAAWRSFTLARGDLFITTADRQVEREALNMSILLAASVPVGVALLGCLCLLWLGIGQSLVPLNRMRDALMRRSADSLEPLQIHPLPSELKPLLDTQNQLLQRIAKAIERERRLTGDAAHELRSPLTAIKTHLQVARMTDGAARDQSLAHAEEGADRLHRTLEQLLLLARVEGSLSFDDGLQSSAEQVARLAIQDANAGDNRRIDLILPDNLPDNPVEMPVGLAVAALRNLLDNALSHTPADTRVELSVFTQGNQVVFRVRDHGAPISSEDLQHLTQRFWRNGNSGGCGLGLAIVQAIVQRCSCSLAFDSQPDGLRVDLGMPLRR
- a CDS encoding aspartate aminotransferase family protein produces the protein MSVATSRIDDLQVSASPTPAETLYQFDESPLLARQRLQESNARSYPRRIPLALKRAKGIYVEDVEGRSFIDCLAGAGTLALGHNHPVVIEAIQQVLQDELPLHTLDLTTPVKDQFVQDLFGLLPAELAREAKIQFCGPTGTDAVEAALKLVRTATGRSTVLSFQGGYHGMSQGALSLMGCLGPKKPLGALLANGVQFLPFPYDYRCPFGLGGAEGVKVNLHYLENLLNDPEAGVLLPAAVIVEVVQGEGGVIPADLDWLRGLRRITEQAGVALIVDEIQSGFGRTGKMFAFEHAGIVPDVVVLSKAIGGSLPLAVVVYREWLDTWLPGAHAGTFRGNQMAMAAGSAVMRYLKEHNVADHAAAMGERLSEHLRILQRDFPQLGDIRGRGLMLGVELVNPSGTPDVQGHPPVHRQLAPLVQRECLKRGLILELGGRHGSVVRFLPPLVITGAEIDRVAEIFGRALAAAVASL